DNA sequence from the Sulfurimonas sp. HSL3-7 genome:
AGACCACTTTTATGGTCGAAATATCATAAAATTTAATTTTGTGGTTGTATTGTAATAAAAAACAGGTATACTACGCTTGATGAAAGATGAGGCTCGAGTTCATCTTTAGTGTGTAACGAAGTAATTCTGCTAGACCTGAAGACTCCCCCGATTTTGATTCCGCTTCATTAAGAAGTGTATTTTTCCCTAAGAGGTATTACAATGGCAGAATTGCTAAACGGATCTGTAAAATGGTTCAACGATGAAAAAGGTTATGGATTTATCCAACAAGATAATGGCGGAGCAGATGTATTTGTTCACTTCCGTCAAGTAAACAACACTGGTCACGGCCGTGTTACACTGGCAGAAGGTCAAAAAGTAACTTTCGAGATCGGTGAAGGTCAAAAAGGCCCACAAGCAGAGAACGTTACACCACTGTAAGTTCTACCCCATACAGGCTTCGGCCTGTATTCTGATCGCTCCCTTTTATTTTTCAACCCCAACTTAACATCCACTCTATTTTTTATAAACCCCCTCTACGAAAATCTATAACACTACCATCATTGAAACTTTCTTCTACAGTCGGCTATAATTAAAGGGTACCTCTACACAGGAAAAAAGTATGAACAGTCATCATGAGCTCTCTGTCTATCTGCAACGACGCGGGGTGCTTGTCTCACCTCTGCTGATCGAGAGCTTCAATACCATTGACCGAAAAGATTTTGTCCCCCCAAGCATGCAAGATGAGGCCTATGAAGACTATCCGCTCTTCATCGGTGCAGGCCAGACGATCTCCCAGCCCTACACCGTCGCTTTTATGCTTGAGCTCCTGGAGCTTAAAGAGAGTGACACTATCCTGGACATCGGCTGCGGTTCGGGATGGACGACGGCACTTCTTGCCCAGACGGCCGGATCAGGTTTTGTGACAGGTATTGAACGCATTCCCCAGCTTCTGGATCTTGCCCGAAGCAATCTCAAAAAATATCACTTTGCCAACATCAGACTGAAGATCGCCGGCAAAACACTCGGCATTCCGGAGGAGACTTTCGACAAGATCCTTGTCTCTGCCGCCGCAGAAGAGCTTCCTCTTGAACTGGTCCGCCAACTCAATCCCGGCGGCATCATGGTGATCCCCATCCAAAACGAGGTCGCAGTGATCAATAAAGGCGAAGACGGCAGCTTCGACAGAAGAGATTTCTACGGCTTTCGTTTCGTACCGCTTATCTACTGAGAACTTCTTTATGAGAGGAGAGTCCACTCCCTATCAGGGAGGCAAAGACGGGAATTAAGTAGATAGCCAAAAGTGCTACTCCTTGGAGAATTGACGCTCAGACATAGCACTGACACGTTTCTCAAGAGTGTCAAGCTTCTGCAGCAGCTCATACGTTATCTTTTGAAGATCGTTAAAATAGGCTTTCGCTTTGTCCTGCTGCAGTGTATCGACTTTCGGCTTGCCGCCGGTAAACCTTGCAAACAGCCCCTTTTTGGCTTGACCGTAATAGATCTCGTAGATCTTTTGGTAGGCGGTATGCCAAATGATATGCTGCTGTTCGATCTCTTCGAAGCTTTTTGATCCGATCAGTTTGCGCAGCTGCTCTTCATCCCCATATATCCAGCTGCCGAAACCGCACGCTTTGTAACTGACAGGCGTCGGATCCTCTTTCAGCGGTACCCCTTCTACCAAAAATTTGATTTTTTGTATCTGGTAGTTATGTGACTGGCGCGCACTTTTGATTTTCTTTTGCATATCCTCTTTTGTCATGGAACCGCTCCTTATTTGACGTATTATATAGAAAAAGCGCTACAACCTTGTTTGGATTGTTCGCTTTTTTTGATATTAAGCTGATAAATATTATTTATATGAAAACAATAATATAATTGCAATTATTTTACATTAGGAAGACCATGCCAACACCTGTAGACCAAGAGATCAAACTTGATCCGAAACGTTATATTGTCAGCAAGACAGACGCCAAGGGAATCATTGAGTACGGCAACGACTACTTTGTTGAGATAAGCGGCTACAAAGAGAGTGAATTGATAGGCAAGCCCCATAACATTGTACGTCACCCGGACATGCCGAAAGTGGCCTTCAAACTGATGTGGGAACATATCTCAAAAGGCGACAATTTTGTGGCTATCGTGAAAAACATGGCCAAAGACGGGCGCTACTATTGGGTATTTACCGAGTTTGAACCCAAAGTCGATGCGCTCACCAACGAAATAACAGGCTATACGGCATTCCGTAAGGCTGCGCCGAAAAAAGCCGTCGATACCATTGCCCCCATCTATAAGAAACTTCTCGAGATCGAAGAGGAAGGAGGCGTAGAGGCATCCGAAAAGCACTTCAAAGGCCTCTTTGAAGAGAAGGGAATGACCTATGACGAGTTCGTTAATGACCTTGTCGGCAACAAAGGCCTTTTCAAGGCCTTCTTTTCCGCGATGAAAAAACTTTTCTCGTAAACTTCCCGACGGCCTTTACGGGCTAAAACTTCTACCGCTCTTTTACAGCAGCCTTTTCCTACAGGCGGGCTTCAAAATAGTCCGTCATATGCTCAAGCGTATCCACCTGGGCATAATCGGTTTCGGGGACATCCACCCCAAGCTTTTCATTCAATGCCGTCAGCACTTTCAAAAAATCGAACGAGTCGATCTCCAGCGAGCGCTGCAGGTTTGCACTCGGCTCGATCTCCTCTTCCTCGATATCCGGAGCGACCATCACTATCTGTTCAATAATCGTCTGTTTGATCTCTTCTTTCGTCATAAAAATTCCTTCTGATAAATTCTCTTCGTCTCAAAAAAGCGTCCCGATACAGTTGACGCTGCGGCAGGCGAAACAACGCCGTTTCAGAGCAGCTCCTGCGGGTTTTGCAGAAAATGGTCCAGCCGCTCCAGAAAGAGTGCGCCCGTTCTGCCGTCGGTCGCACGGTGATCGCCGGCTATCGTCGCCTGCATCACCTTGCGCACGCTCAGCGCATCGCCCTCCGCCCATGGTGCGTCGATAATGCGGCCCAGCCCGACTATGGCCACCTGCGGCGGGTAGATGACGCCGTAGACACGCTCAACGCCGAGATCACCCAGGTTGGTGATGGTAACGGTCTGCTGCGTCATCTCGCTGCCGCGCAGTCTGCCGCTGCGGGTACGGGTGATCAGGTCGTCGAGCGAATGCATCGTCTCGTCAAGGTTCATCGTCTCTGCACTGAGCAGTGCCGGGGTGATGAGCCCTCCCTTGCGAAGCGCTATGGCGATACCCGGATTGACCGTTTTGCTTATGCTGTGGCGCTCCTCCTGCCAGAATCCGTTGAGTTCGGGCACTGCCTCCAGGGCTTTGACGACGGCGCGTATCAGCAGCGCAGCCGGCAAAATACGCTCTTTTATGCTCCGTTTGGCATTCAGTGCTGCGAGCCACGCCAGTGCCGGCGTCATATTGACCGAAGTAGAGAGGTAGTAGTGGGGGATCTCCGCATTGGAGCGGCTCATCGCCCTGGCAATGGCCTGACGCATCCCGTCGGCCTCGGGGGCTTTGGCCGCCGTTTCGGCCGCAGCCTCCACCGCATCGAGCTGTATCCCTCTGTCCGATCCGGCTGCGAGCGCCGCCAGGTCGACACCCAGTTCCCGGGCCTTTCGCCGTGCCGCCGGCGAAGCTTTGACGCGCTCTGCAGGCTCTGCTGCGGGGCGCTCTTCTTCCTGAGGTTCCGGCTTGAGAGGCTCCTCTTTTGAAGGCGGCTCGGGCTGCGGCGGAACTTTTTCGGGTTCTGCCGCAGCTTCGGCAACCGCCTCTTCCCTGCCTTCACCCTCCGAAGCGATCAGGGCCAGCGGCGTCCCTACGGCGCACTCGGTCTCCTCTTCGACAAGGATCTTCTCCACGACGCCCGTTTCGAAGACCTCGATCTCGATCACCCCTTTGCTGGTCTCCACCTCGGCGATCACCTGCCCCTTCGTCACATGATCGCCCTCTTTGACCTTCCACTCCATCAGTACGGCCGACTCCATGTCGGCGCCGAGACTCGGCATCTTGAATTCGCTCATATCGCCTCCATCAACCGGCGCGCCATCGCGACGATCTTGTCGGGCTGCGGAATAACCGCATCTTCGAGATGCTTGGCGTAAGGGATCGGTACTTCCATGCTGCAGACCCTTCCCATCGGGGCGTCCAGCTCAAAGAAAGCCTGCTCGTTGATACGCGCCATGATCTCGGCGGAGATGCTGCCCGACTTCCACCCTTCGTCGACGACCATCACCCTATGCGTTTTTCTCAGCGAGGCCATGATGGCCGCATCGTCAAGCGGCCGCAGCGAGCGCAGGTCGATCACTTCGGCCTCGATCCCCTCTTTCGAGAGCGTTTCGGCAGCCTCCAGCGCCTTGAAGAGGTTGATGCCGTAGGCCAGGATCGTCAGATCCTTCCCCTCCCGGTGCACCAACGCTTTGCCGATTGGCAGCGGCGCTGCCGCTGTGTCGAGCTCCCCCTTGGCATTGTAGAGCAGCGCATTCTCGAAGATCAGCACCGGGTCCGGGTCGGCCAACGCCAGGCCGATCATGTCGCGGGCGTCCTGCACCGTCGCGGGGGTCAGCACTTTGAGCCCCGGAATATGGGCAAACCACCCCTCCAGAGAGTGCGAATGCTGGGCGGCGAGCTGCTTGCCGCCGCCGGTCGCCATACGGATGACAAGCGGGACGTTGAACTGGCCGCCCGACATGTGCAGCAGGGTCGCGGCGTTGTTCATGATCTGGTCAAGCGCCAGCAGACTGAAGTTCACGGTCATGATCTCCACGATGGGGCGCATGCCGTTGAGAGCGGCCCCGACCCCCGCACCGGTAAAGGCCGATTCGCTCAGCGGCGTGTCGATGATGCGCTGAGGGCCGAACTGCTCCTGCAGCCCCATACTGACGGCGTAACAGCCGCCGTAACGGCCGACGTCCTCGCCCATCATAAAGACCCGTTCATCCTTTTCCATCGCCTCGCTGATCCCCAGGCGTACCGCTTCGCGGTAGGTCATCTTCTCGCTCATTGTGCCGCCTCCTCTGAATAGACGAATTTTTCAAGATCACTGAGAGATTCAAGTGTCCCGTTCTCCGCAAATGCGACCGCCTCGTCGACGATTGCCGAGACCTCCTCTTCGAGTTCATCCGCATTGAGCTGCGCCCAGAGCCCCGCCGTTTCGGCCCGCATTTTCAAAACAGCCAAAGGGTCTTTCTGCTTCCACTCCGCCACCTCCGTCTTTTCGCGGTAGAGCTCCGCATCGAACATCGAGTGGGCGCGGAAACGGTAGGTGAGGCACTCCAGAAAAAGCGGCCTTTTTGCGGCCCGTACCTCGGCGATTGCCTCTTCGGCAGCTTCGGCCACCGCCACAACATCCATGCCGTCGACCTGCCTTGAGACAATCTTGTAGGCCGCCGCCTTGTTGGCAAGGTTTGTCTCCGATTCGGTCAACTCCAGTGCGGTGCCCATCGCGTAGCGGTTGTTTTCGCAGACGAAGAGCACCGGCAGCTGCCAGAGGGCAGCAAGGTTCATCGATTCGTGGAACGCCCCTTCGGCCACGGCGCCGTCGCCGAAAAAAGCGACCGTCACGCGGTCGCGTTTCATCATCTTGTCCGCAAGCGCCATACCGATAGCCAGCGGCAGACCGCCGCCGACAATGGCACTGCCGCCGTAAAAGCGTGTTTCGGCGTCAAAAAGGTGCATGGAGCCGCCCCGCCCGCGGGAACACCCCTCAACCTTTCCGTACATCTCGGCCATGATGCGCTTTGCCGGGATGCCGCGGGCAAGGGCATGGCCGTGCTCGCGGTAGGTAGAGAGCACCGAATCGTCCGCCCCCAATGCCTGCATGACCCCCGTCGCTATCGCCTCTTCGCCGATATAGAGATGCAGAAAGCCGCGGATCTTCTGATTGCTGTAGAGCTCCACGCACTTCTCTTCAAAGCGCCGGATCAGCAGCATCTGGCGGTAAAATTCCCTGGCCAGGGTGATGTCCAATTCCATGTCTGACTCCTCTTTTTATATTAATCTCACAGTCTCTGAACAAGTCCAGAGACTGTTCAGTCACTAAAGCTTTGCCTGTCGGCAAGAGGTGCTGTTAGCACCGATCAATCTCACAGTCTCTGAACAAGTCCAGAGACTGTTCAGTCACTAAAGCTTTGCCTGTCGGCAAGAGGTGCTGTTGGCACCGATCAATCTCACAGTCTCTGAACAAGTCCAGAGACTGTTCAGTCACTAAAGCTTTGCCTGTCGGCAAGAGGTGCTGTTGGCACCGATCAATCTCACAGTCTCTGAAACTTTGCCTCTCGGTAAAAGGCGCCGTCTACGCCTCCAGTGTCGAGGTGTCGCCCTCGGGCAGTCCCATCTCCCGGGCCTTCAGCAGCCTGCGCATGATCTTGCCGCTTCGGGTCTTGGGGAGGTTCTCCGTGAACTCCAGCTCCTTGGGCGCCACGGCCGCACCCAGTCGCTTGCGGGCAAAACCGATCAGTTCGCGTTTGAGCTCCTCGCCCGCCTCAAAGCCGCTTTTGAGTGATACAAAGGCCTTGACCAGCTGCCCGATCAGCGGGTCGGGCTTGCCGATGACGCCCGCTTCCGCCACCGCGGGGTGCTCCATCAAAGCGCTTTCGACCTCGAAAGGGCCCACCATGTGACCGGAGGTCTTGATGATGTCATCCGCGCGGCCGACGAACCAGAAATAGCCGTCTTCGTCTCTGTAGGCGAGGTCGCCCGAGAGGTACCATCCTCCGGCAAAACTTTTCCTGTACTTCTCTTCGTTGTGGAGGTAGCCGCGGAACATCGAGGGCCAGCCGGGCCGGAGAGCAAGGTCTCCCTCTTTGCGGGGCTCGGTGACCTCCGTGACGCTGCCGTCGTCGTTTTGATGCACGATCCCCGCTTCGATGCCCGGCAGAGGCCTGCCCATCGAGCCGGGCCGCACCGTCTGCGAGATCAGGTTGGCGATCATGATCGCGCCCGTCTCCGTCTGCCACCAGTTGTCGTGTATGGGCATCTTCAGCTTCTCTACGCCCCAGAGCACCGCTTCGGGATTGAGCGGTTCGCCGACGCTCTGTACCAGGCGCAGGGCGGAGAGGTCATACGCCTCCGTCGGCTCGTTGTCGATGCGCATCAGGCGCCGTATCGCTGTCGGAGCGGTGTACCAGACGCTCACCTTCTCCTCCTGCAAAATACCGTACCACCGCTCGGCATTGAACTCCGCCTCGTCGACGATGTTGGTGACACCGTGGACCCAGGGCGCGATGATGCCGTAGGAGGTACCGGTGACCCAGCCGGGATCGGCGGTACACCAGTAGTTGTCATCCCTGTGCAGATCAAGGACATAGGCCCCGCTCAGCCAGTGGGCGTAGACGGCCTTATGCACATGCACCACCCCTTTGGGCATCCCGGTGGTGCCGCTGGTAAAATGGAGTACGGACATATCTTCGGGGTCGGTCGGCTCTATCTCGAAAGTGTCGGAGGCCTGCGCCATCAGCCGCGGAAGCGAGCGGACCCGATCGCTCTCGTCCTCCTCGGCATCGATCAGCAGGACATGCCGGAGCTCGGGAAGCTGCGCCAGAAGGGGACGCACCTTTTTGTCAAAAAGTCTTTTCGTCGTCAGCAGCGCCCGGGCATCGCCGCGCTGCATGCGCTGCAGGATGGGTTCGGGACCGAACTGCGAAAAGAGGGGACAGATGACACTGCGGTTTTTGAGGATGCCGATGGCGCCGATATAGAGTTCGGGCAGCCGCGTGGAGAGGGTGAAGATGCGCTCCCCTTTTGAAAATCCCAGGGTTTTGAGCACGTTGGCGAACCGGGCACTCTCGCTTTTCATCTGCGCAAAGGTGAACGCCCTTTTTTCGCCGCTCTCGCCCAGCCAGAGCAGCGCGGTCTTCTCTGCCAGCGGGCCGTCAGCATGGCGGTCGATCGCTTCATGGGCGATGTTGAGCCCGCCGGAGGGAAGGCCGTCAAATTCCTGGCCCACCTCTTCCCAGCTGAAGCGCCCGTAGGCCGCTTCATAGTCCGTCAGGTTCGGGGTGACCTTAAAATCCTCACTCTTTTTTTCGATCCACTTCTCTTCCATTTCCCATCCTTTTACAAAGTATGTTTCAGGTTCGACACGCGTATAAACCATCATAAGATAAAGTATATTTTAGATTGCTTATGAAACAATGACCCAAAGGGTAAATATGATCACAGCAAAAAGATGGCGGCTCATCGAGAGCGGAGAGGGTTCCGCCGCATGGAACATGGCGGTCGACGAAGCGCTTCTGGAGAGTTTCAAAGAGGGTGACATGCCCATTCTCCGTCTCTACGGATGGGAACCCGCCCTCACGCTCGGCCGCTTTTCCGGTGCCGGCAGAAGCGTCGACCTTGAAAGTACTGAAGCCCAGGGAATTGCCTGCGTACGCCGCATCAGCGGCGGCGGCATCCTGGTCCACGGCGGCGACCTCTCCTACTCGCTGATCCTTCCGCGCAACCTTCTGAGGCACAGAGGGGTAAAGGAGAGCTACCGCTACCTCTGCGGATTTCTCGTCAATCTTTACGAGAAACTGGGGCAGAAGGCCTCTTTTGCGCAGGAGCTTCAGCTCGAGAGGGAAAGCACCAATGTCTGTTTGGCAGGCAATGAGCCCTATGACCTTCTGATCGGCGGCAGAAAGATGGGCGGCAACGCCCAGCGCCACACCTCCGGGGCGCTCTTTCAGCACGGCACCATTCCCATCTCGCTGGATGAGGAGCGTTTCGGCCCGCTTTTCCTGGAGGAGTCGGGGCTCTCAACTGCGGCAACGCTGGAGAGGCTCGGTATCGAAGTGAGCATCGATGCGCTCTCAGAACTGCTCAAGGAGAGCTTCTGCGAAAGC
Encoded proteins:
- a CDS encoding cold-shock protein; the encoded protein is MAELLNGSVKWFNDEKGYGFIQQDNGGADVFVHFRQVNNTGHGRVTLAEGQKVTFEIGEGQKGPQAENVTPL
- the pcm gene encoding protein-L-isoaspartate O-methyltransferase, which translates into the protein MNSHHELSVYLQRRGVLVSPLLIESFNTIDRKDFVPPSMQDEAYEDYPLFIGAGQTISQPYTVAFMLELLELKESDTILDIGCGSGWTTALLAQTAGSGFVTGIERIPQLLDLARSNLKKYHFANIRLKIAGKTLGIPEETFDKILVSAAAEELPLELVRQLNPGGIMVIPIQNEVAVINKGEDGSFDRRDFYGFRFVPLIY
- a CDS encoding CZB domain-containing protein, with the translated sequence MTKEDMQKKIKSARQSHNYQIQKIKFLVEGVPLKEDPTPVSYKACGFGSWIYGDEEQLRKLIGSKSFEEIEQQHIIWHTAYQKIYEIYYGQAKKGLFARFTGGKPKVDTLQQDKAKAYFNDLQKITYELLQKLDTLEKRVSAMSERQFSKE
- a CDS encoding PAS domain-containing protein — protein: MPTPVDQEIKLDPKRYIVSKTDAKGIIEYGNDYFVEISGYKESELIGKPHNIVRHPDMPKVAFKLMWEHISKGDNFVAIVKNMAKDGRYYWVFTEFEPKVDALTNEITGYTAFRKAAPKKAVDTIAPIYKKLLEIEEEGGVEASEKHFKGLFEEKGMTYDEFVNDLVGNKGLFKAFFSAMKKLFS
- a CDS encoding acyl carrier protein, yielding MTKEEIKQTIIEQIVMVAPDIEEEEIEPSANLQRSLEIDSFDFLKVLTALNEKLGVDVPETDYAQVDTLEHMTDYFEARL
- a CDS encoding dihydrolipoamide acetyltransferase family protein is translated as MSEFKMPSLGADMESAVLMEWKVKEGDHVTKGQVIAEVETSKGVIEIEVFETGVVEKILVEEETECAVGTPLALIASEGEGREEAVAEAAAEPEKVPPQPEPPSKEEPLKPEPQEEERPAAEPAERVKASPAARRKARELGVDLAALAAGSDRGIQLDAVEAAAETAAKAPEADGMRQAIARAMSRSNAEIPHYYLSTSVNMTPALAWLAALNAKRSIKERILPAALLIRAVVKALEAVPELNGFWQEERHSISKTVNPGIAIALRKGGLITPALLSAETMNLDETMHSLDDLITRTRSGRLRGSEMTQQTVTITNLGDLGVERVYGVIYPPQVAIVGLGRIIDAPWAEGDALSVRKVMQATIAGDHRATDGRTGALFLERLDHFLQNPQELL
- a CDS encoding alpha-ketoacid dehydrogenase subunit beta, with the protein product MSEKMTYREAVRLGISEAMEKDERVFMMGEDVGRYGGCYAVSMGLQEQFGPQRIIDTPLSESAFTGAGVGAALNGMRPIVEIMTVNFSLLALDQIMNNAATLLHMSGGQFNVPLVIRMATGGGKQLAAQHSHSLEGWFAHIPGLKVLTPATVQDARDMIGLALADPDPVLIFENALLYNAKGELDTAAAPLPIGKALVHREGKDLTILAYGINLFKALEAAETLSKEGIEAEVIDLRSLRPLDDAAIMASLRKTHRVMVVDEGWKSGSISAEIMARINEQAFFELDAPMGRVCSMEVPIPYAKHLEDAVIPQPDKIVAMARRLMEAI
- the pdhA gene encoding pyruvate dehydrogenase (acetyl-transferring) E1 component subunit alpha, encoding MELDITLAREFYRQMLLIRRFEEKCVELYSNQKIRGFLHLYIGEEAIATGVMQALGADDSVLSTYREHGHALARGIPAKRIMAEMYGKVEGCSRGRGGSMHLFDAETRFYGGSAIVGGGLPLAIGMALADKMMKRDRVTVAFFGDGAVAEGAFHESMNLAALWQLPVLFVCENNRYAMGTALELTESETNLANKAAAYKIVSRQVDGMDVVAVAEAAEEAIAEVRAAKRPLFLECLTYRFRAHSMFDAELYREKTEVAEWKQKDPLAVLKMRAETAGLWAQLNADELEEEVSAIVDEAVAFAENGTLESLSDLEKFVYSEEAAQ
- the acsA gene encoding acetate--CoA ligase; the protein is MMVYTRVEPETYFVKGWEMEEKWIEKKSEDFKVTPNLTDYEAAYGRFSWEEVGQEFDGLPSGGLNIAHEAIDRHADGPLAEKTALLWLGESGEKRAFTFAQMKSESARFANVLKTLGFSKGERIFTLSTRLPELYIGAIGILKNRSVICPLFSQFGPEPILQRMQRGDARALLTTKRLFDKKVRPLLAQLPELRHVLLIDAEEDESDRVRSLPRLMAQASDTFEIEPTDPEDMSVLHFTSGTTGMPKGVVHVHKAVYAHWLSGAYVLDLHRDDNYWCTADPGWVTGTSYGIIAPWVHGVTNIVDEAEFNAERWYGILQEEKVSVWYTAPTAIRRLMRIDNEPTEAYDLSALRLVQSVGEPLNPEAVLWGVEKLKMPIHDNWWQTETGAIMIANLISQTVRPGSMGRPLPGIEAGIVHQNDDGSVTEVTEPRKEGDLALRPGWPSMFRGYLHNEEKYRKSFAGGWYLSGDLAYRDEDGYFWFVGRADDIIKTSGHMVGPFEVESALMEHPAVAEAGVIGKPDPLIGQLVKAFVSLKSGFEAGEELKRELIGFARKRLGAAVAPKELEFTENLPKTRSGKIMRRLLKAREMGLPEGDTSTLEA
- a CDS encoding lipoate--protein ligase family protein is translated as MITAKRWRLIESGEGSAAWNMAVDEALLESFKEGDMPILRLYGWEPALTLGRFSGAGRSVDLESTEAQGIACVRRISGGGILVHGGDLSYSLILPRNLLRHRGVKESYRYLCGFLVNLYEKLGQKASFAQELQLERESTNVCLAGNEPYDLLIGGRKMGGNAQRHTSGALFQHGTIPISLDEERFGPLFLEESGLSTAATLERLGIEVSIDALSELLKESFCESFGVRFVSGALRVSEAQRAGELLAQKYSQERWNLHAEHDQT